Proteins from one Monodelphis domestica isolate mMonDom1 chromosome 6, mMonDom1.pri, whole genome shotgun sequence genomic window:
- the LOC100618138 gene encoding olfactory receptor 1013: MERVNHTVTEFILLGFTQDPLMQLVLFLLFLLVYSVTVVGNITLVVLICMDSLLHTPMYFFIGNLSFLDLWYSSVYTPNNIVTYISEDRSISFAGCLTQFFFSAGLGYSECYLLTAMAYDRYMAISNPLLYAQVMSSRLCVGMVVASYLGGFINSTIITTETFTLTFCGDNVIDDFFCDLPPLVKLACNVKDSYHIVLYFLLASNVLTPIVLILTSYIFIIAAILRIRSTQGQLKAFSTCSSHLISVTLYYGSILYIYYRPSSSYSLQQDKIVSLFYTVVFPMLNPMIYSLRNKDVKEAMKKLFKKTAS, translated from the coding sequence ATGGAGAGAGTTAACCACACTGTGACTGAATTCATCCTGTTGGGTTTTACCCAAGACCCTCTGATGCAGCTGGTCCTCTTCCTGCTTTTCCTTCTGGTGTACTCTGTGACAGTGGTGGGCAACATCACTCTGGTAGTCTTAATCTGCATGGACTCCCTCTTGCACACCCCCATGTACTTCTTCATTGGCAACCTGTCTTTTCTGGATCTTTGGTATTCCTCTGTTTATACTCCTAACAACATAGTGACCTACATCTCTGAAGACAGAAGTATCTCCTTTGCTGGTTGCTtaactcaattctttttttcagCTGGGTTAGGATATAGTGAATGTTACTTATTGACTGCAATGGCTTATGACCGTTACATGGCTATCTCTAATCCACTTCTCTATGCTCAGGTCATGTCTTCAAGGCTATGTGTAGGTATGGTGGTAGCTTCATATCTTGGGGGTTTCATTAATTCCACTATCATTACGACTGAAACATTCACCCTGACTTTCTGTGGGGATAATGTCATTGATGACTTCTTCTGTGACCTACCCCCCCTAGTGAAACTGGCATGTAATGTCAAAGACAGTTACCACATTGTGCTCTATTTCCTTTTGGCTTCCAATGTCCTCACACCTATTGTCTTAATCCTGACCTCCTACATCTTTATCATTGCTGCCATCTTGAGGATTCGCTCCACTCAGGGTCAACTCAAAGCCTTCTCtacttgctcctctcatttgatATCTGTCACCTTGTACTATGGCTCCATTCTCTACATTTACTACCGTCCCAGTTCTAGCTACTCTCTGCAGCAAGATAAAATTGTTTCCTTGTTTTATACTGTGGTCTTCCCTATGTTGAATCCCATGATCTACAGCCTGAGGAACAAGGATGTGAAAGAAGCCATGAAGAAACTCTTCAAAAAGACAGCTTCTTGA